In Leishmania panamensis strain MHOM/PA/94/PSC-1 chromosome 13 sequence, the genomic stretch gagagagagagagagcaggctgagggaaaggggaaaggcaaAGTGTCCAGTGTGGGGaaggagcagccgcagccctcttccctcgtcgTGATCGTGGAGCGGTCTCCGCTACACGATCCCTTCTTCACCCCTTTCCCGTCGCACGTGTCCTTTTACtgggccgccgccaccgtaccctgctgctggagcaagTGCTGGTAGTACTCGTACTTGGTGGAGGTCATATCCCGCCTCAGTACGTCCATGACGGGGCCCATGCACATCTCAAAGTGTCGGCGGTTGAGCTTCGCCGTCGTGACGTCCGTGACGGCCACGACATCCGCAACGGTCCGGTGGTTGTTGAGGAACTCGAGCTCGCCAATATGGTCACCGCTGTGAAACTCGCACACCTTCGTCTTGTTACCGGCCTCATCGCGGCCAATAACCTCCACGGTGCCCTCGATAATGATGTAAAGCCACTCACCCTCCTCGTTGTAGTGAATGATGTAGTCACCGGTGGCGAACTCGTCGCTCGTGAGGGCGTCTGCGACCTGCATGCGCTCGTATATGTCGAGGCTCTGCAAGAAGGGAACCTTGGCCAGCATCGACACATACGTGTCCCGGCGGCGCATGCAAGAGCCCATGACGAGGTTGCGGTATGTTTCGCGGTCCAGCACCCATGCCACCAGTGTCTCCGTGGACACCTTTACCGTTGCTACGGCGGGCGTGTCGTAGAGCAGCTCGAGCTCACCCACCGCCATGCCCTCCCTCTTGACGAACACTTTTTGACCCTCCTTGAGGATATCGGCCTCGCCGCTCTGAATAACGTAGAGTCGGTCGCAGTGGGCCTGGCCGAACTCGATGACGCACTCGTCCTTCACTAACTCCACGCGGTACATCGCGCCCGCCACTGTTAGGATGTCCTTACTCCCGAGGAAGCTGAAGAGCACGTTGTGGCTCAGCAGCTTGCAAATCATGCTCGTGTCCTCCTGCGACTTCTCATACACCGGTGCCACGTAGTTCTTGGCCGCCTCCGGGTCGATGCCCGCGACCTGTACTGTCTGGCGACGAGCCCGGCCGGCGCCGAGCGACGTCAGGTCCGCAGTGACTTGGGTCGGCACCCACGCCAGGCTCTCGCCAAATACGCCGTCCGGCTTCTCACTCACCTCCTGCTCGGCGTTCCACATATTTCGGGTGTTTTCCTCGCACTGCTTCGCGATCTTGTTGCGCAGCTCAAAGTCTATACGGGTGTCATTCACCTCGATGAGGCACATGCGACTGTTCACCTGTGCCAGGGAGAGCAGCTTGCGCCCCGCGTAGTTCGAGATGGGGTTGTTGCTGAGTTTGAGCGAGTTGGCGGTGGGGTGCGCCCTGAACACCTCCACGATTCGGTCAATCACAGTATTGCCCTTGACAGCCTCCTCATTGAGGTCTGAGTTGTATAGCTTCTGGTCCATGGCGTTAAGGCAGCGGAAGCAGTTCAGATGCCCAATGAcgtccagcaccgccagcagacCGCGGTTGCCAGCGTAGTTGTTTCTGAGATCAATCTCAAGGATGCTGTCAAAAGTTTCATGGCTCTGAAAGAACTCCACCAACTTCGGATTGGGCGTCTTGACGCCCTCCTGCTTGCACGCCTGCAGGaacagagagacaggggTGTCTTCAGCAGACATCGTGTCTGTGTatagaggaagagagagaagggttgAGTGTTGCCTCGGACAAGATACGGTGGAGAAGACGGGATCCAATGACGAGGGGTCTTTGACAAGGAGCAAATGAGCCGCGGGAGGGctgtgtgtaggtgcgtgTAAGcggg encodes the following:
- a CDS encoding protein kinase A regulatory subunit, putative (TriTrypDB/GeneDB-style sysID: LpmP.13.0160); the protein is MSAEDTPVSLFLQACKQEGVKTPNPKLVEFFQSHETFDSILEIDLRNNYAGNRGLLAVLDVIGHLNCFRCLNAMDQKLYNSDLNEEAVKGNTVIDRIVEVFRAHPTANSLKLSNNPISNYAGRKLLSLAQVNSRMCLIEVNDTRIDFELRNKIAKQCEENTRNMWNAEQEVSEKPDGVFGESLAWVPTQVTADLTSLGAGRARRQTVQVAGIDPEAAKNYVAPVYEKSQEDTSMICKLLSHNVLFSFLGSKDILTVAGAMYRVELVKDECVIEFGQAHCDRLYVIQSGEADILKEGQKVFVKREGMAVGELELLYDTPAVATVKVSTETLVAWVLDRETYRNLVMGSCMRRRDTYVSMLAKVPFLQSLDIYERMQVADALTSDEFATGDYIIHYNEEGEWLYIIIEGTVEVIGRDEAGNKTKVCEFHSGDHIGELEFLNNHRTVADVVAVTDVTTAKLNRRHFEMCMGPVMDVLRRDMTSTKYEYYQHLLQQQGTVAAAQ